A stretch of the Helicobacter pylori genome encodes the following:
- the alpB gene encoding Hop family adhesin AlpB produces MKQNLKPFKMIKENLMTQSQKVRFLAPLSLALSLSFNQVGAEEDGGFMTFGYELGQVVQQVKNPGKIKAEELAGLLNSNTTNNTNINIAGTGGNVAGTLGNLFMNQLGNLINLYPTLNTSSIHQCGATSSGSAGVTTAATTGSTNNSPCFQGNLSLYNEMVNSIKTLSQDLKNNIFQGNNNTTSANLSNQLSELNTASVYLTYMNSFLNANNQAGGIFQNNTNQTYGSGVTAQQIAYVLKQASVTMGPSGNGGAAGAFLDAALAQHVFNSANAGNDLSAKEFTSLVQNIVDTSQNALTLANNANISNSTGYQVSYGGNIDQERSTQLLNNTTNTLAKVTALNNELKANPWLGNFAAGNSSQVNAFNGFITKIGYKQFFGENKNVGLRYYGFFSYNGAGVGNGPTYNQVNLLTYGVGTDVLYNVFSRSFGSRSLNAGFFGGIQLAGDTYISTLRNSPQLANRPTATKFQFLFDVGLRMNFGILKKDLKSHNQHSIEIGVQVPTIYNTYYKAGGAEVKYYRPYSVYWVYGYAF; encoded by the coding sequence ATGAAACAAAATTTAAAGCCATTCAAAATGATTAAGGAAAATTTAATGACACAATCTCAAAAAGTAAGATTCTTAGCCCCTTTAAGCCTAGCGTTAAGCTTGAGCTTCAATCAAGTGGGCGCTGAAGAAGATGGGGGCTTTATGACCTTTGGGTATGAATTAGGTCAGGTAGTCCAACAAGTGAAAAACCCGGGTAAAATCAAAGCCGAAGAATTAGCCGGCTTGTTAAACTCTAACACGACAAACAACACCAATATCAATATTGCAGGCACAGGAGGCAATGTCGCCGGGACTTTAGGCAATCTCTTTATGAACCAATTAGGCAATTTGATTAATTTGTATCCCACTTTGAACACTAGTAGCATTCATCAATGTGGTGCTACTAGTAGTGGTAGTGCTGGTGTGACTACTGCTGCTACCACTGGTTCTACTAATAATTCTCCTTGTTTCCAAGGTAACCTGAGTCTTTATAACGAAATGGTTAACTCCATCAAAACTTTGAGTCAAGACCTCAAAAACAATATCTTTCAAGGCAACAACAACACCACGAGTGCTAATCTCTCCAATCAGCTCAGTGAGCTTAACACCGCTAGCGTTTATTTGACTTACATGAATTCATTCTTAAACGCCAATAACCAAGCGGGTGGGATTTTTCAAAACAACACTAATCAAACTTATGGAAGTGGTGTTACCGCTCAACAAATCGCTTATGTCCTAAAGCAAGCTTCAGTCACTATGGGGCCAAGCGGTAATGGTGGGGCTGCCGGTGCGTTTTTGGACGCTGCTTTAGCGCAACATGTTTTCAACTCGGCTAACGCTGGGAATGATTTGAGCGCTAAGGAATTCACTAGCTTGGTGCAAAACATCGTCGATACTTCTCAAAACGCTTTAACGCTGGCCAACAACGCTAACATCAGCAATTCAACAGGCTATCAAGTGAGCTATGGCGGGAATATTGATCAAGAGCGCTCCACCCAACTATTAAACAACACCACAAACACTTTGGCTAAAGTTACTGCTTTGAATAACGAGCTTAAAGCTAACCCATGGCTTGGGAATTTCGCTGCCGGTAACAGCTCTCAAGTGAATGCGTTTAACGGGTTTATCACTAAAATCGGTTATAAGCAATTCTTTGGAGAAAACAAGAATGTGGGCTTACGCTACTACGGCTTCTTCAGCTATAACGGCGCGGGCGTGGGTAACGGCCCTACTTACAATCAAGTCAATTTGCTCACTTATGGGGTGGGAACTGATGTGCTTTACAATGTGTTTAGCCGCTCTTTTGGTAGCCGAAGTCTTAATGCAGGCTTCTTTGGGGGGATCCAACTCGCAGGGGATACTTACATCAGCACGCTAAGAAATAGCCCTCAGCTTGCGAACAGACCAACAGCGACAAAATTCCAATTCTTGTTTGATGTGGGGCTACGCATGAACTTTGGTATCTTGAAAAAAGACTTGAAAAGCCATAACCAGCATTCTATAGAAATCGGTGTGCAAGTCCCTACGATTTACAACACTTATTATAAAGCTGGCGGCGCTGAAGTGAAATACTACCGCCCTTATAGCGTGTATTGGGTCTATGGCTACGCCTTTTAA
- the hofG gene encoding outer membrane beta-barrel protein HofG: MRQEKYFLTSSLSLLSFLLCPAEAFDYRFSGRVENFSKIGFNNSQLNTKKGIYPTESFIDIVTLAQVKVNLLPKGTENHRLSFSLGGAIAAIPYDKTKNDINQANGKIFGSIVENFIGGYHGYFFNKYLGPAYAGTSQSASYHARPYVVDTAFLKYDYKDVFGFKAGRYEANIDFMSGSNQGWEVYYQPYKTETQRLRFWWWSSFGRGLAFNSWIYEFFATVPYLKKGGNPNNSNDFINYGWHGITTTYSYKGLDAQFFYYFAPKTYNAPGFKLVYDTNRNFENVGFRSQSMIMTTFPLYYRGWYNPETKTYSLEDSTPHGSLLGRNGVTLNIRQVFWWDNFNWSIGFYNTFGNSDAFLGSHTMPRGNNTSYISNEISVTTRHAGMIGYDFWDNTAYDGLADAITNANTFTFYTSVGGIHKRFAWHVFGRISHANKNALGQVGRANEYSLQFNASYAFTESVFLNFRITYYGARINKGYQVGYFGAPKFNNPDGDFSANYQDRSYMMTNLTLKF, translated from the coding sequence GTGAGGCAAGAAAAATATTTTTTGACTTCTTCTTTATCGCTTTTATCGTTTTTATTATGTCCTGCAGAAGCTTTTGATTATCGCTTTAGCGGTCGTGTGGAGAATTTTTCTAAGATTGGCTTTAACAATTCTCAACTCAATACTAAAAAAGGGATTTATCCTACTGAAAGTTTTATAGATATTGTAACTTTAGCGCAAGTCAAAGTCAATTTACTCCCTAAAGGCACCGAAAACCATAGGCTCTCTTTCTCTTTGGGTGGGGCGATTGCAGCCATTCCTTATGATAAGACTAAGAACGATATTAACCAAGCTAACGGGAAGATTTTTGGCTCAATTGTAGAGAATTTCATTGGGGGCTATCATGGATACTTTTTTAATAAGTATCTTGGCCCTGCTTATGCGGGGACTTCTCAATCAGCGAGCTATCATGCAAGGCCTTATGTGGTGGATACCGCTTTTTTAAAATACGATTACAAAGACGTTTTTGGGTTTAAGGCGGGGCGTTATGAAGCGAATATTGATTTTATGAGCGGTTCCAATCAAGGGTGGGAAGTGTATTATCAGCCCTATAAGACTGAAACGCAAAGGTTAAGATTTTGGTGGTGGAGTTCTTTTGGGAGAGGTTTAGCGTTCAACTCTTGGATTTATGAGTTTTTTGCGACAGTGCCTTATTTGAAAAAGGGAGGCAATCCTAATAACAGCAACGATTTCATCAATTACGGCTGGCATGGGATCACCACGACTTACTCTTATAAGGGATTAGACGCTCAATTTTTTTATTATTTTGCACCTAAGACTTATAACGCTCCTGGTTTTAAGCTAGTCTATGACACGAATAGGAATTTTGAAAATGTAGGCTTTCGCTCTCAAAGCATGATAATGACAACTTTCCCTTTATACTATAGAGGGTGGTATAACCCAGAGACAAAAACTTATAGTTTAGAAGACAGCACGCCCCATGGCTCGTTGTTAGGGAGGAATGGCGTTACTTTAAATATCCGCCAGGTTTTTTGGTGGGATAATTTCAACTGGTCCATTGGCTTTTATAACACCTTTGGCAATTCAGACGCTTTTTTAGGCTCTCACACGATGCCAAGGGGTAATAACACTTCCTATATCAGTAATGAAATCTCCGTAACGACTAGGCATGCCGGAATGATTGGCTATGATTTTTGGGATAATACGGCTTATGATGGGTTGGCTGATGCGATCACTAACGCTAACACTTTCACTTTTTACACTTCTGTTGGAGGGATTCATAAGCGTTTTGCATGGCATGTTTTTGGGCGTATTTCTCATGCGAATAAAAATGCGTTAGGGCAAGTGGGGAGGGCTAATGAATACTCCTTGCAATTCAATGCGAGCTATGCGTTCACTGAATCAGTCTTTCTTAACTTTAGGATCACTTATTATGGGGCTAGGATCAATAAAGGCTATCAAGTAGGGTATTTTGGAGCGCCCAAATTCAATAACCCTGATGGCGATTTTAGCGCTAATTACCAAGACAGAAGTTACATGATGACCAACCTTACGCTGAAGTTTTGA
- the alpA gene encoding Hop family adhesin AlpA has protein sequence MIKKNRTLFLSLALCASISYAEDDGGFFTVGYQLGQVMQDVQNPGGTKRDELERELNASVTNNILNNNTGGNVAGALSNAFSQYLYSLLGAYPEKLNGNDVSANALLGGAVGSGTCAAAGTAGGNSLTTQSACTAAGYYWLPSLSNRVLSTIGSQTNYGTNTNFPNMQQQLTYLNAANVFFNAMNKALETKNGTNGTSGATGQNGQTYSQQAIQYLQNQQNILNNAANLLKQDELLLEAFNSAVAANIGNKEFNSAVFTGLVQGIIDQSQSVYNELNKNPISGNAFNNATDNQLTNQANAVQGRANQLPNALYNAQVTLDKINALNNQVRSMPYLPQFRAGNSRATNILNGFYTKVGYKQFFGKKRNIGLRYYGFFSYNGASVGFRSTQNNVGLYTYGVGTDVLYNIFSRSYQNRSVDMGFFSGIQLAGETFQSTLRDDPNVKLHGKINNTHFQFLFDFGMRMNFGKLGGKSNRHNQHTVEFGVVVPTIYNTYYKSAGTTVKYFRPYSVYWSYGYSF, from the coding sequence ATGATAAAGAAAAATAGAACGCTGTTTCTTAGTCTAGCCCTTTGTGCTAGCATAAGTTATGCCGAAGATGATGGAGGGTTTTTCACCGTCGGTTATCAGCTTGGGCAAGTCATGCAAGATGTCCAAAACCCAGGCGGCACTAAAAGAGACGAACTCGAAAGAGAGCTTAACGCTAGTGTAACGAACAACATTTTAAACAACAACACCGGAGGCAATGTCGCAGGGGCGTTGAGTAACGCTTTCTCCCAATACCTTTATTCGCTTTTAGGGGCGTATCCAGAGAAACTCAATGGTAACGATGTGTCTGCGAACGCTCTTTTAGGGGGTGCGGTAGGCAGTGGGACTTGCGCGGCTGCAGGGACGGCTGGTGGCAACTCTCTTACCACTCAAAGCGCTTGCACCGCTGCGGGCTATTACTGGCTTCCAAGCCTTTCTAACAGGGTTTTAAGCACGATCGGCAGCCAGACTAACTACGGCACAAACACCAATTTCCCCAACATGCAACAACAGCTCACCTACTTGAATGCGGCGAATGTGTTTTTTAATGCGATGAATAAGGCTTTAGAAACCAAAAATGGAACTAACGGAACTAGTGGTGCGACTGGTCAAAATGGTCAAACTTACTCCCAACAAGCTATCCAATACCTTCAAAACCAACAAAATATTCTCAATAACGCAGCCAACTTGCTCAAGCAAGATGAATTGCTTTTAGAAGCTTTCAACTCTGCCGTAGCCGCCAACATTGGGAATAAGGAATTCAATTCGGCTGTTTTTACAGGTTTGGTGCAAGGCATTATTGATCAATCTCAATCGGTTTATAACGAGCTCAATAAAAACCCCATTAGCGGGAACGCGTTTAATAACGCTACAGATAACCAACTAACTAACCAAGCTAACGCTGTGCAAGGGCGTGCTAATCAGCTCCCTAACGCTCTTTATAACGCACAAGTAACTTTGGATAAAATCAATGCGCTCAACAATCAGGTGAGAAGCATGCCTTACTTGCCCCAATTCAGAGCCGGGAACAGTCGTGCGACGAATATTTTAAACGGGTTTTACACTAAAGTGGGCTATAAGCAATTCTTCGGGAAGAAAAGGAATATCGGTTTGCGCTATTATGGTTTCTTTTCTTATAACGGAGCGAGCGTGGGCTTTAGATCCACTCAAAATAATGTAGGGTTATACACTTATGGGGTGGGGACTGATGTGTTGTATAACATCTTTAGCCGCTCCTATCAAAACCGCTCTGTGGATATGGGCTTTTTTAGCGGTATCCAATTAGCCGGTGAGACTTTCCAATCCACGCTCAGAGATGACCCCAATGTGAAATTGCATGGGAAAATCAATAACACGCACTTCCAGTTCCTCTTTGACTTCGGTATGCGAATGAACTTCGGTAAGTTGGGCGGGAAATCCAACCGCCACAACCAGCACACGGTGGAATTTGGCGTAGTGGTGCCTACGATTTATAACACTTATTACAAATCAGCAGGGACTACCGTGAAGTATTTCCGTCCTTATAGCGTTTATTGGTCTTATGGGTATTCATTCTAA